A part of Gemmatimonas groenlandica genomic DNA contains:
- a CDS encoding tyrosine-protein phosphatase, with product MIDIHSHLLPGVDDGSPSLEVSIPVLQRFATQGVTVLVCTPHLNASQAASAPYARHCELLEQLRAVAPVGLEIRLGWEIMLDSPGVDLTAPEFCLGNSRALLVEFTRGGLPRGATTELRRIARSGRTPILAHPERYFGCTLELVREWRALGVVIQTDASVLMGRGVPADLAKAMLADGLIDILASDNHGDGRSLGTARDWLAERGADEQMDLLLRANAERVLGDEDPLPVPPLRDGLVGRIKRIFGR from the coding sequence ATGATCGACATTCATTCGCACCTGCTGCCGGGCGTCGACGACGGTTCGCCGTCGCTGGAGGTCTCGATCCCCGTGCTTCAGCGTTTCGCGACGCAGGGCGTGACGGTGCTGGTCTGCACGCCGCATCTCAATGCGAGTCAGGCCGCCAGCGCGCCCTACGCGCGTCACTGCGAACTGCTGGAGCAGCTGCGGGCCGTGGCGCCGGTCGGCTTGGAGATTCGCCTGGGCTGGGAGATCATGCTCGACAGCCCGGGGGTCGACCTGACGGCTCCCGAGTTCTGCCTGGGGAACTCCCGCGCGCTCCTGGTGGAATTCACCCGCGGCGGACTGCCTCGAGGGGCGACGACCGAGCTCCGTCGGATTGCCCGGAGCGGGAGGACGCCGATTCTGGCGCATCCGGAGCGATACTTCGGCTGCACGCTGGAGCTGGTGCGGGAGTGGCGAGCGCTCGGCGTGGTCATCCAAACCGACGCCTCAGTCCTCATGGGACGTGGGGTGCCGGCTGATCTGGCAAAGGCCATGCTGGCCGATGGACTGATCGACATCCTCGCATCGGATAATCACGGCGATGGCCGATCGCTGGGCACGGCACGTGATTGGCTCGCCGAGCGGGGAGCCGACGAGCAGATGGACCTACTGCTTCGGGCGAACGCCGAGCGGGTGCTGGGCGACGAGGATCCGCTGCCGGTCCCGCCCCTTCGGGACGGCCTGGTTGGACGCATCAAGCGCATATTCGGTCGCTGA
- a CDS encoding LEA type 2 family protein, which yields MALTTGAAACATLGRASFKEPVVTLREFNVTGLGLTGGSVDVVLSVYNPNGYKLDALSMTYQVDVDTIKLGSGALDGRFVVPEQDSSLVRLPVRFTYAGLGAAGRSLLTAGTVNYRVRGDFTVSTPLGNFTRPYDRTGRYSSVSGNGR from the coding sequence GTGGCGTTAACCACGGGCGCCGCCGCGTGCGCCACGCTTGGACGCGCGTCGTTCAAGGAACCAGTGGTGACCCTGCGTGAGTTCAACGTGACTGGTCTCGGACTCACCGGGGGCAGCGTCGACGTTGTGCTTTCGGTCTACAACCCGAACGGCTACAAGCTCGACGCGCTGAGCATGACGTATCAGGTCGATGTCGATACCATCAAGCTGGGAAGTGGCGCGCTCGATGGACGGTTCGTGGTGCCGGAGCAGGACTCCTCGCTGGTGCGCTTGCCGGTACGTTTCACCTACGCTGGTCTCGGCGCGGCTGGTCGGTCACTGCTGACCGCGGGCACAGTGAACTATCGCGTCCGCGGCGATTTCACCGTCTCCACGCCGCTCGGCAATTTTACCCGTCCATACGACCGGACGGGACGGTACTCCTCAGTGTCCGGCAACGGACGCTGA
- a CDS encoding D-sedoheptulose-7-phosphate isomerase, whose amino-acid sequence MTHADQGPQNPPNAAVAPLLAALTELAATAERVVRDLAPEIERALEMVRITVGQGGTLLFCGNGGSAADAQHMATEYVVRYMRSRRAYPAIALTTDTSLITAAGNDLGFDHIFSRQVEALGRRGDLLIIHSTSGNSPNVLRAAEAAREKGIPVLALTKRDGGALRLLADHTIVVPTDRTDRAQEIHLCIQHAICDAIEQTL is encoded by the coding sequence ATGACCCACGCCGATCAAGGCCCTCAGAACCCGCCAAACGCGGCCGTCGCCCCATTGCTCGCCGCCCTGACTGAGCTGGCCGCGACTGCCGAGCGCGTCGTGCGTGACCTCGCGCCGGAGATCGAGCGCGCGCTGGAGATGGTGCGCATAACGGTAGGTCAGGGGGGAACGCTGCTGTTTTGCGGGAATGGCGGATCGGCCGCCGATGCCCAGCATATGGCAACGGAGTATGTCGTCCGGTACATGCGAAGCCGTCGCGCCTACCCGGCGATCGCCCTGACCACTGACACATCGTTGATTACCGCCGCAGGAAACGACCTCGGCTTCGATCACATTTTTTCTCGGCAGGTCGAGGCGCTCGGAAGACGTGGAGATCTCCTGATCATTCACTCGACCAGCGGAAATTCTCCGAACGTACTGCGCGCGGCTGAGGCAGCCAGGGAGAAGGGCATCCCGGTGCTGGCGTTGACGAAGCGGGACGGCGGCGCCCTGCGTCTGCTGGCCGATCACACGATTGTGGTACCGACGGATCGGACCGATCGGGCGCAGGAGATTCATCTCTGCATCCAGCACGCGATCTGTGACGCGATCGAACAGACGCTTTGA
- a CDS encoding regulatory protein RecX, translated as MLESSRRPGRFVLTLADGRIFTVAIGALTETGATRSGVELDAEAVAYLVRESAITDLSDRAVGALARGRKTRRELEIRLRRVQPDAALIAEALDRLTAIGVLSDEDVAHAEAAARLRRGEAPAKVRQVLRRKGVEGRTVNDAVTAAISEDGFDELAACRALAEKRVRALGSKEPAVLRRRLVAFLQRRGFGGSVIGQVLREVLGRQSEIESE; from the coding sequence GTGCTGGAATCGTCGCGTCGGCCGGGACGATTCGTCCTCACGCTCGCCGACGGACGCATCTTCACGGTGGCGATCGGCGCGCTGACCGAGACCGGCGCCACGCGTTCCGGCGTAGAACTCGATGCCGAGGCGGTGGCCTACCTTGTCCGAGAGTCGGCTATCACGGACCTGAGCGATCGCGCCGTGGGTGCGCTCGCCCGTGGTCGGAAAACGCGCCGCGAGCTCGAAATTCGTCTCCGGCGGGTGCAGCCGGATGCCGCGCTGATCGCCGAGGCGCTCGACCGCCTGACCGCCATCGGCGTACTGTCCGACGAAGACGTCGCGCACGCGGAGGCGGCCGCTCGGCTCCGACGCGGCGAGGCTCCAGCCAAAGTGCGGCAGGTGCTTCGGCGCAAAGGCGTCGAAGGGCGAACGGTAAACGACGCCGTGACCGCAGCCATCAGTGAAGACGGCTTCGATGAGCTGGCGGCGTGCCGCGCGCTAGCGGAGAAGCGAGTGCGCGCCCTCGGTTCCAAGGAGCCGGCGGTCCTTCGACGACGTCTGGTCGCGTTTCTGCAGCGCCGCGGCTTTGGCGGCAGCGTGATCGGACAGGTGCTGCGCGAGGTGCTCGGACGGCAATCTGAAATCGAGAGCGAGTAG
- the hflX gene encoding GTPase HflX has protein sequence MLVSAPSKRGNARHQSDEHLEELARLADTAGAIVVGRLTQALDRPHPATYLGSGKVEELKLRINELGATLVLFDDELTPAQGKNVEAIVGTRVMDRAELILDIFATRARSSEARMQVELAQLQYLLPRLTRMWTHLEKFRGGIGVRGPGETQLETDRRLIQHRIRVLKERLADVERAREVQREGRKSHYRVALVGYTNAGKSSILRQMANDVQVFVEDRLFATLDPLTREVDVGDGYTVLLTDTVGFIRKLPHHLVASFRATLSEAKEADLLLHVIDASHPVWEEQRDVVDGVLADLGLADQPKLYIMNKMDLLPPDEAEAVRERVANLIPNSLFVSAIEPGGLDGLRASLLDSLRRQRPVLEVRLPAANGRMIAEMHRDGEVLDQRTDEDVIVLRARLDDRTIGRLRQAGARITVIRGVERVKAPVAPAEVF, from the coding sequence GTGCTTGTCAGTGCACCGTCGAAGCGTGGCAATGCCCGTCATCAATCAGACGAACACCTCGAGGAACTCGCCCGACTTGCCGACACGGCCGGGGCCATCGTGGTGGGCCGGTTGACGCAGGCGCTCGATCGCCCGCATCCCGCGACGTACCTCGGCAGCGGCAAGGTCGAGGAGCTCAAGCTTCGCATCAACGAGCTGGGCGCTACGTTGGTGCTCTTCGACGATGAACTGACGCCAGCGCAGGGCAAGAACGTCGAAGCCATCGTCGGCACGCGTGTGATGGATCGCGCCGAGTTGATTCTCGATATCTTCGCCACGCGGGCGCGCTCGAGCGAGGCCCGCATGCAGGTGGAACTCGCGCAGCTGCAGTATCTGTTGCCGCGACTCACGCGTATGTGGACCCACCTCGAGAAGTTTCGCGGTGGCATCGGCGTACGTGGCCCGGGTGAAACGCAGCTCGAAACCGACCGCCGACTCATTCAGCATCGCATTCGGGTACTGAAGGAGCGCCTCGCCGATGTCGAGCGCGCCCGCGAAGTCCAGCGCGAGGGACGCAAGTCGCACTACCGCGTGGCCCTCGTCGGTTACACGAATGCGGGCAAATCATCGATCCTGCGCCAGATGGCGAATGACGTGCAGGTGTTCGTGGAAGACCGTCTGTTCGCCACGCTTGATCCGCTCACCCGTGAGGTTGATGTCGGAGACGGATACACGGTGCTTCTCACCGATACCGTGGGGTTCATCCGGAAGCTGCCGCACCATCTGGTCGCGTCGTTTCGGGCCACGCTGTCCGAGGCCAAGGAAGCGGATCTGCTGTTGCACGTCATCGACGCGAGTCATCCGGTCTGGGAAGAACAGCGCGATGTCGTGGACGGTGTGCTCGCCGATCTCGGGCTGGCCGATCAGCCCAAGCTGTACATCATGAACAAGATGGATTTGCTGCCCCCCGACGAAGCAGAGGCCGTGCGTGAACGCGTGGCGAACCTCATCCCGAATTCGCTGTTCGTGTCGGCCATTGAGCCGGGCGGTCTCGACGGGCTGCGCGCCTCGCTGTTGGACAGTCTGCGTCGTCAGCGTCCGGTCCTTGAAGTTCGGTTGCCGGCGGCCAACGGACGGATGATCGCCGAGATGCATCGTGATGGCGAAGTGCTCGATCAGCGCACCGACGAGGACGTGATCGTGCTGCGGGCGCGTCTCGACGACCGCACAATCGGTCGCCTGAGGCAGGCTGGCGCGCGGATCACCGTGATCCGCGGCGTCGAACGGGTCAAAGCGCCGGTCGCACCGGCGGAAGTGTTCTGA
- the alaS gene encoding alanine--tRNA ligase, whose translation MLASEIRSRFLAYFEKNGHAIRPSSALVPADDPTLLFTNAGMVQFKKVFLGMEDAPDGNRRATTSQKCVRAGGKHNDLEQVGHTARHHTFFEMLGNFSFGDYFKRDAIRFAWEFITEDLKIPREHLRVTVFHEDDEARQLWKDVANVPDNRIYGLGAKDNFWQMADTGPCGPCTEIYVDLAHMAPDWAFPKDAHGEWTNTEIQDYSLDAFVEGAEAGRFLEIWNLVFMQFDRQQDGTMVPLPKPSVDTGAGLERIAAVMQGVTNNFHTDLFRPLIAKVEEIVGIGYPYRPGVGLGSAVGKDGREIDPASFRVIADHARATAFLLADGVFPSNEGRGYVLRRILRRAVRHAWLLGRREPTLVHVVDVVIETMRDLYPELHVRRKHILETTRAEEERFLTTIDAGMTRFEELAPAASTQGSTTMRGTLSGEDAFRLYDTFGFPIDLTELMARERGYLVDIAGFEQSLSAQRKQSQDERKSRQITVSADDFGDPTQWTHDQQHAAKLGRFVGYDVTEAETVVTAVRALPDGRVAVMLRETPFYAESGGQVSDHGTITGAGWSVSVSEVKKLDGRIAAIGTATGEITFGPAHAVVPRERRHDTERNHTATHLLHAALRHVLGEHVHQAGSLVSPDRLRFDFTHHGPLTHDQLVAIEAQVNAGVWTAAPVNTRESAYADAVAQGAMALFGEKYGDVVRVVEIPALSVELCGGTHVKNTAEIGLVRIVSEGGVAAGVRRIEAVTGPRAFQFLADRERALVQVATRLKVPMAGTATNIEQIEKKIDALIDERKQLEKRLDEAMRGGASGGGVAQQLAAQATEVHGVRFIATRVEVVDVKALQALGDSLREALGSGVAVLGAVLADGKGALLAVSTDDARDRGLRADIVVREVAATVGGRGGGKPHMAQAGVEADKLDAAIAAAAEIFARLAAAG comes from the coding sequence ATGCTTGCGTCCGAAATCCGCTCCCGATTCCTGGCCTACTTCGAGAAGAACGGCCACGCCATCCGCCCGAGCTCCGCGCTCGTTCCGGCCGATGATCCCACCCTGCTATTCACGAACGCAGGGATGGTCCAATTCAAGAAGGTGTTTCTCGGCATGGAGGACGCCCCCGATGGTAATCGGCGAGCGACCACGTCGCAGAAGTGCGTTCGGGCCGGAGGCAAGCACAACGACCTCGAACAGGTCGGGCATACGGCGCGCCACCACACGTTCTTCGAGATGCTCGGCAACTTCTCGTTCGGCGATTACTTCAAGCGCGATGCGATCCGCTTCGCCTGGGAGTTCATCACCGAAGACCTGAAGATCCCGCGTGAGCACCTGCGGGTGACCGTCTTCCACGAAGACGACGAAGCGCGGCAGCTGTGGAAGGACGTCGCCAACGTGCCGGACAACCGCATCTACGGGCTCGGGGCGAAGGATAACTTCTGGCAGATGGCCGACACCGGTCCCTGCGGTCCGTGCACCGAGATCTACGTCGATCTTGCCCACATGGCCCCCGATTGGGCGTTCCCCAAGGACGCGCACGGCGAGTGGACGAACACGGAGATTCAGGACTACTCGCTCGACGCCTTCGTGGAGGGTGCGGAAGCCGGTCGTTTCCTGGAAATCTGGAACCTGGTTTTCATGCAGTTCGACCGGCAGCAGGACGGAACGATGGTGCCGCTCCCCAAGCCGTCCGTCGATACCGGCGCCGGGCTGGAGCGCATCGCCGCCGTCATGCAGGGCGTGACAAACAATTTTCACACCGATCTTTTCCGCCCGCTGATCGCAAAGGTCGAGGAGATCGTCGGCATCGGCTACCCGTATCGTCCGGGGGTCGGCCTTGGTTCGGCGGTCGGAAAGGACGGCCGTGAGATCGATCCGGCGTCGTTCCGCGTGATCGCCGACCATGCGCGTGCGACCGCGTTCCTGTTGGCCGACGGTGTGTTCCCCAGCAACGAAGGCCGCGGTTACGTGCTGCGTCGCATTCTGCGCCGCGCCGTACGTCACGCCTGGCTGCTCGGTCGTCGCGAGCCGACGCTGGTGCATGTCGTCGATGTGGTAATTGAGACCATGCGCGACCTGTATCCCGAGCTGCATGTGCGTCGCAAGCACATCCTCGAGACTACGCGCGCCGAAGAGGAGCGTTTCCTCACCACGATCGACGCGGGCATGACGCGCTTCGAAGAGCTGGCGCCGGCGGCATCGACGCAAGGCTCGACGACCATGCGTGGTACGTTGTCCGGTGAAGACGCGTTCCGGCTGTACGACACCTTCGGCTTTCCGATCGACCTCACCGAGCTCATGGCTCGTGAGCGCGGCTATCTGGTGGACATCGCTGGGTTCGAGCAGTCTCTCTCCGCGCAGCGTAAGCAGTCGCAGGACGAGCGGAAGTCGCGGCAGATCACCGTGAGCGCCGATGATTTCGGCGATCCGACGCAGTGGACGCACGATCAGCAGCATGCGGCCAAGCTTGGCCGCTTCGTCGGGTACGACGTGACCGAGGCCGAGACCGTGGTCACGGCTGTGCGCGCACTGCCGGACGGACGCGTGGCGGTCATGCTACGCGAGACCCCGTTCTACGCGGAGTCGGGCGGGCAGGTATCGGATCACGGCACCATCACCGGTGCTGGCTGGTCGGTGAGCGTCTCCGAGGTGAAGAAGCTCGACGGACGTATCGCCGCCATCGGCACGGCCACCGGTGAGATCACGTTTGGTCCGGCGCACGCCGTGGTGCCGCGCGAGCGTCGTCACGACACCGAGCGCAATCATACGGCGACGCACCTGCTGCACGCGGCGCTGCGACATGTGCTCGGTGAGCATGTGCACCAGGCTGGCTCGCTCGTGTCTCCCGATCGTTTGCGCTTCGACTTTACGCACCACGGTCCGCTCACGCACGATCAGCTGGTTGCCATCGAGGCCCAGGTGAACGCTGGCGTATGGACTGCCGCGCCCGTCAACACGCGCGAGTCCGCGTACGCGGATGCCGTCGCGCAGGGCGCGATGGCGCTGTTCGGCGAGAAGTACGGCGACGTGGTGCGCGTGGTGGAGATTCCGGCGTTGTCCGTCGAGTTGTGCGGCGGCACGCATGTGAAGAACACGGCCGAGATCGGCCTGGTGCGCATTGTGTCGGAAGGCGGCGTGGCGGCTGGTGTTCGTCGAATCGAGGCCGTGACCGGACCGCGGGCGTTTCAGTTCCTCGCCGATCGCGAGCGCGCCCTGGTGCAGGTGGCGACGCGCCTCAAGGTGCCGATGGCCGGTACGGCCACCAACATCGAGCAGATCGAGAAGAAGATCGACGCGCTGATCGACGAACGGAAGCAGCTCGAGAAGCGTCTCGATGAAGCGATGCGTGGCGGCGCGTCCGGCGGAGGTGTTGCGCAACAACTGGCGGCGCAGGCCACCGAAGTGCACGGTGTCCGTTTCATCGCCACACGTGTTGAGGTCGTCGACGTGAAGGCACTCCAGGCGCTCGGCGATTCGCTCCGCGAGGCACTCGGTAGCGGTGTCGCGGTGTTGGGCGCCGTGTTGGCCGACGGAAAGGGGGCATTGCTCGCCGTATCCACTGACGACGCGCGCGATCGTGGGCTGCGGGCCGATATCGTCGTGCGTGAGGTGGCGGCGACCGTCGGAGGGCGTGGCGGTGGGAAGCCGCACATGGCCCAGGCTGGTGTCGAGGCCGACAAGCTGGACGCGGCGATCGCCGCCGCTGCAGAGATCTTCGCTCGCCTGGCAGCCGCCGGGTGA
- a CDS encoding CCA tRNA nucleotidyltransferase, producing MQRAGFETWCVGGAVRDALLGEAHLDWDLATAATPTQVRKLFRRTVPVGIEFGTIGVLDRDNLMHEVTTFRRDVKTDGRHAVVEFGASLDEDLARRDFTINAIAYDPIDHRLHDPFGGQIDLARRVVRAVGDADARMREDRLRALRAIRFAARFGFEIAPDTWTAIVESAPFLNRLSPERVKQELEKTMEQVLAPSTAFVRWRDAGAFASLVPALADVGDETLRAIDALPRPGLAGRPLRKTLRIAALFSEVGGKPAERALRDLRFSNQDTANVSALVDRWSRFATSLTEAVAAGTLPEDAELRRLAASVGRLRVAAFVRLAAARWTATGGVNPALVRRLHRRMLTIAFREPIELADLALDGDDLRSAGIATGPALGRLLHALLQRVIEEPALNTRDALLEAARDYARLFESA from the coding sequence CTGCAGCGGGCGGGATTCGAAACCTGGTGCGTCGGCGGAGCCGTGCGCGATGCGCTGTTGGGGGAAGCCCACCTCGACTGGGATCTCGCCACAGCCGCGACGCCGACCCAGGTGCGGAAGCTGTTCCGTCGCACCGTGCCGGTTGGGATCGAGTTCGGAACGATCGGCGTGCTCGATCGCGACAACCTCATGCATGAGGTCACGACTTTTCGCCGGGATGTAAAGACCGACGGTCGACACGCCGTGGTGGAGTTCGGCGCTTCACTGGACGAGGACCTGGCGCGTCGCGATTTCACGATCAACGCCATTGCGTACGATCCGATCGATCATCGACTGCACGACCCGTTCGGCGGCCAGATCGATCTGGCCCGACGGGTCGTACGAGCAGTCGGCGACGCCGACGCACGGATGCGCGAGGATCGGCTGCGCGCCCTTCGCGCGATCCGCTTCGCGGCCCGCTTCGGTTTTGAGATCGCGCCCGACACTTGGACGGCGATCGTGGAGAGTGCACCGTTTCTGAACCGGTTGTCTCCTGAGCGGGTCAAGCAGGAACTCGAGAAGACGATGGAGCAGGTACTCGCCCCGTCGACGGCGTTCGTTCGCTGGCGAGACGCGGGAGCGTTCGCCTCTCTGGTGCCGGCGCTCGCCGATGTGGGTGACGAGACGTTGCGCGCCATCGACGCCCTACCTCGTCCGGGCTTGGCCGGTCGTCCGCTCCGGAAGACCCTGCGCATCGCGGCGCTGTTCAGCGAGGTCGGCGGCAAGCCGGCCGAGCGGGCGCTGCGCGACCTCCGCTTTTCGAATCAAGACACGGCCAACGTGTCGGCCCTCGTGGATCGTTGGAGCCGGTTCGCGACGTCGCTCACCGAGGCGGTGGCGGCGGGCACCTTACCCGAGGATGCCGAGCTGCGACGCCTGGCGGCGAGCGTCGGGCGATTGCGGGTGGCGGCCTTTGTGCGCTTGGCGGCCGCTCGTTGGACTGCGACCGGAGGAGTGAACCCGGCGCTGGTTCGTCGGCTCCACCGACGCATGCTCACGATCGCCTTCCGCGAACCCATCGAGCTGGCCGATCTCGCGCTCGACGGCGATGATCTGCGCAGCGCAGGGATCGCGACCGGTCCGGCCTTGGGGCGATTGTTGCATGCCCTGCTGCAGCGGGTGATTGAAGAACCTGCGCTCAACACGCGGGATGCGCTGCTCGAGGCAGCTCGCGACTACGCCCGACTCTTCGAATCCGCCTGA
- a CDS encoding SDR family NAD(P)-dependent oxidoreductase, whose translation MISLKGKRALVTGGSRGIGAAAARLLAQAGADVGIAYRSRADEAAQVIADLTNHKVNCFSHMGDLSTKEANDAFVDKAVMLLGGVDIYVGNSGFWPPDPLPVSLLDDDRWRFTMATNLDGMFYGARAAARVMSDGGRMIFVSSTAGQRGEAGHADYAATKGAMISFVKSLAVELGGRDITVNSVAPGWVDTEAVEKPFAAGRDRIEAAIPLGRVASPSDIAGPILFLASPLARHVTGEILNVNGGSVLCG comes from the coding sequence GTGATTTCATTGAAAGGGAAGCGAGCGCTGGTCACGGGCGGGTCTCGAGGGATTGGCGCCGCCGCGGCGCGTCTGCTCGCGCAGGCCGGGGCCGATGTGGGAATCGCCTACCGCAGTCGTGCGGACGAGGCGGCACAGGTGATCGCCGATCTCACAAATCACAAAGTGAATTGTTTTTCGCACATGGGTGATTTGTCCACAAAAGAGGCGAACGATGCCTTTGTGGATAAAGCCGTGATGCTGCTTGGCGGTGTGGATATCTATGTGGGAAACTCTGGTTTTTGGCCGCCGGATCCGTTGCCGGTTTCCCTGCTCGACGACGACCGGTGGCGCTTCACCATGGCCACCAACCTCGATGGCATGTTCTATGGAGCGCGGGCGGCAGCGCGGGTCATGAGCGACGGTGGTCGCATGATCTTCGTGTCCAGCACCGCGGGGCAGCGCGGTGAGGCGGGGCACGCCGACTACGCGGCCACCAAGGGCGCTATGATCTCGTTCGTGAAGTCGCTCGCGGTCGAGCTCGGCGGTCGCGATATCACCGTGAATTCCGTGGCGCCCGGTTGGGTCGATACGGAGGCCGTGGAGAAGCCGTTCGCTGCCGGTCGCGACCGGATCGAGGCCGCCATCCCGTTGGGGCGCGTCGCATCGCCGTCGGACATTGCCGGACCGATTCTCTTTCTGGCCAGCCCCCTGGCTCGGCACGTGACGGGCGAAATCCTGAATGTGAACGGTGGGAGCGTGCTCTGCGGATAG
- a CDS encoding replication-associated recombination protein A yields MSATLFAASSPEPLAARMRPERLEDVVGQQHLLAPGRPLGDAIRNGTIGSVILTGPSGTGKTTIASLIGRYTQQTVVVLNAVTDGIPRLREIVAEAEKRRSYEGRRTLVVIDEIHRWAKSQQDALLPHVENGVITLCGATTEVPGFAVVGALLSRSRVYALRPLTIDDVVSVCARALADEHRGLGAQRLQADPDTLRWLAEQSDGDARRALGALEAVAQVLPAGAALTRDALADALGTRVVSYDRVDVDRNAVLSAFHKSLRGSDPHAVLYWLARGLQAGEDPQIFLRRLAAMATEDIGLADPQAIGIVMTAWETFRRLGPAEGERAVAQAAVYCAVAPKSNRLYLAWAAARAAAAESPLVPVPAHLLNSEMHLRADPDRRVPYEYPHDHPGAFVAQPYQPPELQGQTYYHPLSVGEEKQIAKRLAWWAERGGPPVVE; encoded by the coding sequence ATGAGCGCCACGCTGTTCGCGGCGAGTTCGCCGGAACCGCTGGCTGCCCGAATGCGCCCTGAGCGCCTCGAGGACGTCGTCGGACAGCAGCATTTGCTCGCTCCCGGACGGCCCCTCGGCGACGCGATCCGGAACGGGACGATCGGCAGCGTGATTTTGACCGGTCCGAGTGGGACGGGGAAGACGACGATCGCCAGTCTCATCGGTCGGTACACGCAGCAAACCGTGGTCGTCTTGAACGCAGTCACGGACGGTATCCCCCGTCTGCGCGAGATCGTTGCTGAAGCGGAGAAGCGTCGCAGCTACGAGGGGCGTCGTACGCTGGTCGTGATCGATGAAATCCATCGCTGGGCGAAGTCGCAGCAGGATGCGTTGCTGCCGCACGTCGAGAACGGTGTCATCACCTTGTGCGGGGCGACGACCGAGGTGCCCGGATTCGCGGTGGTGGGAGCGTTGCTGTCTCGGTCTCGGGTGTATGCGCTCCGTCCGCTCACGATCGACGATGTGGTCAGCGTGTGCGCGCGGGCGCTGGCCGACGAGCATCGCGGACTGGGTGCGCAACGCTTGCAGGCGGATCCGGACACGCTGCGCTGGCTCGCGGAGCAGTCGGACGGTGACGCGCGTCGTGCACTCGGGGCGCTGGAGGCAGTCGCACAGGTACTGCCGGCGGGCGCCGCGCTGACGCGTGACGCCCTGGCGGACGCGCTCGGGACTCGAGTCGTGAGCTACGATCGCGTCGACGTCGACCGAAACGCGGTGCTCTCGGCCTTTCACAAGTCGCTGCGAGGCAGTGACCCGCATGCCGTACTGTACTGGCTGGCGCGCGGCCTTCAGGCCGGCGAAGACCCGCAGATCTTCCTGCGTCGCTTAGCCGCCATGGCGACGGAGGATATCGGCCTCGCCGATCCGCAAGCGATCGGCATCGTGATGACCGCCTGGGAGACGTTTCGCCGTCTTGGACCCGCCGAAGGTGAACGGGCGGTGGCGCAAGCGGCCGTGTACTGCGCGGTGGCGCCGAAGTCGAATCGACTGTACCTCGCATGGGCGGCAGCGCGTGCCGCCGCCGCCGAGTCGCCGTTGGTACCGGTTCCCGCACATTTGTTGAATTCCGAGATGCACCTGCGCGCCGACCCCGATCGCCGCGTACCGTACGAGTATCCGCATGATCACCCCGGAGCGTTCGTGGCGCAGCCGTATCAGCCGCCAGAACTCCAGGGGCAGACCTACTATCATCCGTTATCCGTCGGCGAAGAGAAGCAGATCGCCAAACGTCTCGCGTGGTGGGCGGAACGCGGCGGGCCGCCTGTTGTCGAGTGA